A genome region from Brassica oleracea var. oleracea cultivar TO1000 chromosome C2, BOL, whole genome shotgun sequence includes the following:
- the LOC106327105 gene encoding receptor-like kinase TMK3, translated as MTKSHLGIILCFLLSLLTFASSQTSVDGPTMQALKLSLNLTKGVDWSNPNPCKWPTVQCDASNRVTRIQLNNKGIRGTLPPNLQTLTELTVLELFQNQISGPIPDLSGLTRLQTLNLHNNLFDSVPKNLFSGLTSLQAAYLEYNPFSPWEIPETLKEATSLQNLSLTSCNVTGKIPDFFSSQSLPSLTRLQLSQNLLQGELPPSFGASSLQSLYLNGQKLNGSVSLLQNMTSLVEVDLQGNAFSGPIPDLSGLQSLSVFNVRENQLTGVVPPSLTGLKSLTTVNLTNNYFQGPTPQFGKSVGVDVITNTNRFCLETPGTPCDPRVSTLLSVAESLGYPVKLATSWKGNDPCNSWLGITCSGSNVTVVNLGRQGLTGAISPSFAKITSLETINLSDNDLTGSIPNELTTLPKLKTLDVSDNNIYGDVPKFGIGVNVVTTGNPNIGKDGPSPPGVSPDGDGGSSKMSSKVKIIVPVVGGVVAVLCLVGLGVCLYAKKRARPAKVQSPNSHMVIHPDHSGDGDAIKLSVAASSVGGGGGTESSSSDIHVVESGNLVISIQVLRNVTNNFSEENILGRGGFGTVYKGELHDGTMIAVKRMEPSAVSDKGLEEFKSEITVLTKMRHRHLVALLGYCLDGNEKLLVYEYMPQGTLSQHLFHWKEEERKPLDWTRRLAVALDVARGVEYLHTLAHQSFIHRDLKPSNILLGDDMRAKVSDFGLVRLAPEGKYSIETRVAGTFGYLAPEYAVTGRVTTKVDIFSLGVILMELITGRKALDVTQPEDSVHLVTWFRRVAASKDKDKDAFKNAIDPNIELDEETLASVQKVWDLAGHCCAREPYQRPDMGHIVNVLSSLTVQWIPSEADPDDLYGIDYDMPLPQAVKKWQANEGLSQTMDDSGYSSSAYGSRDNTQTSIPIRPSGFAASFTSVDGR; from the exons ATGACGAAATCTCATCTGGGTATCATCCTCTGTTTCCTCCTTTCCTTACTAACCTTCGCATCTTCTCAAACCAGCGTCGACGGCCCCACTATGCAAGCCCTCAAATTGAGCCTAAACCTCACTAAAGGCGTCGACTGGTCCAACCCCAACCCTTGCAAATGGCCAACCGTTCAGTGCGACGCAAGCAACAGAGTCACTCGAATCCAACTCAACAACAAAGGAATCCGCGGAACCCTCCCTCCCAATCTCCAAACCCTAACCGAGCTAACCGTCCTCGAGCTCTTCCAGAACCAAATCTCCGGTCCGATCCCCGATCTCTCCGGTTTAACCCGGTTACAAACCCTGAACCTCCACAACAACCTCTTCGACTCTGTCCCCAAGAACCTCTTCTCAGGCCTAACCTCTCTCCAAGCAGCTTACCTCGAGTACAACCCTTTCTCTCCTTGGGAGATACCCGAAACCCTAAAAGAAGCGACCTCTCTTCAGAACCTCTCTTTGACGAGCTGTAACGTCACCGGGAAGATACCTGATTTCTTCAGCTCTCAGTCGCTTCCTAGCTTGACGAGACTCCAGCTTTCTCAGAACTTGTTGCAAGGAGAGCTGCCTCCTAGCTTTGGAGCTTCTTCGTTGCAGAGTTTGTACCTCAACGGGCAGAAACTAAACGGTTCCGTGTCTTTATTACAGAACATGACTTCGTTAGTTGAGGTTGATCTGCAAGGTAACGCTTTCTCAGGTCCGATCCCTGACCTCTCTGGTTTACAGTCTCTAAGTGTGTTCAATGTAAGAGAGAATCAGCTCACTGGTGTTGTTCCACCGTCCTTGACTGGTCTCAAATCGCTTACTACTGTGAACCTAACCAACAACTACTTTCAAGGACCTACTCCACAGTTTGGAAAATCAGTTGGTGTTGATGTAATAACCAATACAAACAGGTTTTGTCTGGAGACTCCCGGTACTCCTTGTGACCCTCGTGTCAGCACATTGCTCTCTGTTGCCGAGTCGTTAGGTTATCCAGTGAAGCTAGCCACGAGCTGGAAAGGGAATGATCCGTGTAATAGCTGGCTTGGGATAACTTGTTCTGGAAGTAACGTTACGGTGGTGAATCTTGGGAGACAAGGGCTTACCGGTGCTATATCTCCTAGCTTTGCTAAGATTACTTCGTTGGAAACTATTAATCTCTCTGATAATGACCTCACCGGGAGTATACCTAATGAGCTTACCACATTGCCTAAGCTTAAGACGCTTGATGTGTCTGACAACAATATCTACGGAGATGTGCCGAAGTTTGGGATTGGTGTTAATGTGGTGACTACTGGTAACCCTAACATCGGAAAGGACGGACCTTCACCACCGGGTGTGTCTCCTGATGGGGATGGAGGAAGTTCTAAGATGTCAAGTAAGGTCAAGATCATTGTTCCTGTGGTTGGTGGTGTTGTTGCTGTGTTGTGTTTAGTAGGGCTCGGTGTGTGTCTTTACGCGAAGAAAAGAGCGCGACCGGCTAAAGTTCAGAGTCCGAACAGCCACATGGTGATACATCCGGATCACTCTGGTGATGGAGACGCTATTAAACTCAGTGTTGCAGCTTCTAGTGTTGGAGGAGGAGGAGGGACAGAGAGCTCTTCCAGTGACATTCATGTGGTTGAGTCTGGTAACTTAGTTATATCCATTCAGGTTCTGAGGAATGTGACAAACAACTTCAGTGAAGAGAACATTCTCGGGAGAGGCGGGTTTGGGACAGTTTACAAAGGTGAGCTTCACGATGGAACTATGATAGCCGTGAAGAGGATGGAGCCTTCTGCTGTGAGTGACAAGGGACTTGAAGAGTTTAAGTCAGAGATCACTGTCTTGACCAAAATGCGTCACCGTCATCTTGTTGCTCTTCTTGGATACTGTCTTGACGGTAACGAAAAGCTTCTTGTCTATGAGTACATGCCGCAGGGGACCCTGAGCCAGCATTTGTTCCACTGGAAGGAAGAAGAGAGAAAACCGCTTGATTGGACTAGAAGATTGGCTGTTGCGTTGGATGTAGCTAGAGGTGTGGAGTATCTACACACGCTTGCTCATCAGAGTTTCATCCATAGGGATCTAAAGCCATCGAATATCCTTCTTGGTGATGATATGAGAGCTAAAGTCTCTGACTTTGGGTTGGTTCGGTTAGCCCCTGAAGGCAAATACTCCATTGAGACTAGAGTCGCTGGGACCTTTGGTTACCTTGCTCCAGAATATGCAG TGACGGGAAGAGTGACGACCAAGGTAGACATATTCAGCCTAGGAGTCATACTTATGGAGCTTATTACTGGTCGTAAAGCTCTTGACGTGACGCAGCCTGAAGACAGCGTGCATCTAGTGACGTGGTTCCGTCGTGTAGCTGCCAGCAAAGACAAAGACAAAGACGCCTTCAAGAACGCAATAGACCCAAACATCGAACTCGACGAAGAGACTTTAGCCAGTGTCCAAAAAGTCTGGGACCTTGCTGGTCATTGCTGTGCTCGTGAGCCTTACCAAAGACCAGACATGGGTCACATTGTCAACGTCCTTTCTTCACTCACCGTCCAGTGGATACCCTCTGAGGCAGATCCTGATGACCTCTACGGGATAGACTATGATATGCCTCTTCCTCAAGCTGTTAAGAAGTGGCAAGCTAATGAGGGACTTAGCCAAACCATGGATGACTCTGGATATTCGTCTTCAGCTTATGGAAGTAGAGATAATACACAGACGAGTATCCCTATTCGGCCATCTGGTTTTGCTGCCTCTTTCACTTCTGTGGATGGACGTTGA